A section of the Oryza sativa Japonica Group chromosome 1, ASM3414082v1 genome encodes:
- the LOC4327963 gene encoding putative glucan endo-1,3-beta-glucosidase GVI has product MDAVLVTAAIFGLLLCGCSVSGVEGIGVNYGMIGNNLPSPDKVIALYRASNITDIRLFHPDTTVLAALRGSGLGVVLGTLNEDLARLATDASFAASWVQSYVQPFAGAVRFRYINAGNEVIPGDEAASVLPAMRNLQSALRAAGLGVPVTTVVATSVLGSSYPPSQGAFSEAALPTVAPIVSFLASSGTPLLVNVYPYFAYSADPSSVRLDYALLSPSTSAAVTDGGVTYTNMFDAILDAVYAALEKAGGQGLEVVVSETGWPSGGGGAGASVENAAAYSNNLVRHVGRGTPRRPGKAVETYIFAMFNENQKPEGVEQNFGLFHPDMSAVYHVDFSA; this is encoded by the exons ATGGATGCTGTGTTGGTTACCGCCGCCATCTTCGGGTTGCTGCTCTGCGGCTGCTCGGTTTCAG GAGTGGAAGGTATCGGTGTGAACTATGGCATGATCGGCAACAACCTCCCGTCGCCGGACAAGGTCATCGCCCTGTACAGAGCCAGCAACATCACCGACATCCGCCTCTTCCACCCGGACACCACCGTGCTCGCCGCGCTCCGCGGCTCGGGCCTCGGCGTCGTGCTCGGCACGCTCAACGAGGACCTGGCACGCCTCGCCACCGACGCCTCGTTCGCGGCGTCGTGGGTCCAGTCGTACGTGCAGcccttcgccggcgccgtccgctTCCGCTACATCAACGCCGGCAACGAGGTCATCCCTGGGGACGAGGCGGCGAGCGTCCTCCCGGCCATGAGGAACCTCCAGTCGGCGCTGCGCGCCGCGGGGCTCGGCGTGCCGGTCACGACGGTCGTCGCGACGTCGGTGCTGGGCTCCTCGTACCCGCCGTCGCAGGGCGCGTTCTCCGAGGCCGCGCTGCCGACGGTGGCGCCGATCGTCTCCTTCCTGGCGTCGAGCGGGACGCCCCTGCTGGTGAACGTGTACCCGTACTTCGCCTACTCCGCCGACCCGTCGTCGGTGCGGCTCGACTACGCGCTgctgtcgccgtcgacgtcggcggccgTGACGGACGGCGGTGTCACGTACACCAACATGTTCGACGCCATCCTGGACGCGGTGTACGCGGCGCTGGAGAAGGCGGGCGGGCAGGGCCTGGAGGTGGTGGTGTCGGAGACCGGGTGgccgtcgggcggcggcggggccggcgcCAGCGTGGAGAACGCGGCGGCGTACAGCAACAACCTGGTGCGCCACGTCGGGCGCGGCACGCCGCGGCGGCCCGGGAAGGCCGTGGAGACGTACATCTTCGCCATGTTCAACGAGAACCAGAAGCCCGAGGGCGTGGAGCAGAACTTCGGCCTGTTCCACCCGGACATGAGCGCGGTCTACCACGTCGACTTCTCGGCGTGA
- the LOC4327964 gene encoding probable glycerol-3-phosphate dehydrogenase [NAD(+)] 2, cytosolic, producing MGGAEDAPRAAAANGHGNGATVEEKLDELRRLLGKADGDPLRIVGVGAGAWGSVFCALMQDAYGHLRDKVQVRIWRRPGRAVDRATAEHLFEVINAREDVLRRLIRRCAYLKYVEGRLGDRTLYADEILRDGFCLNMIDTPLCPLKVVTNLQEAVWDADIVINGLPSTDTREVFGEIGRYWKERITAPIILSLAKGIEASLDPLPRIITPTQMISNATGVPLENILYLGGPNIASEIYNKEYANARICGADKWRKPLAKFLRQPHFIVWDNSDLITHEVMGGLKNVYAIGAGMVAALTNESATSKSVYFALCTSEMIYITHLLEEEPEKLAGPLLADTYVTLLKGRNAWYGQKLAKGELTLEMGDSIKGKGTIQGVSAVNAFYELLSQDSLSVMHPEANRSVAPVEMCPILKALYKILIKRELPPDSILQAIRDETMYDPRERIEMAQGHSLYRPSLLGQPKGDAKA from the exons ATGGGCGGGGCGGAGgacgcgccgcgcgcggcggcggcgaacgggcACGGGAATGGGGCCACCGTGGAGGAGAAGCTGGACGAGCTGCGGCGCCTGCTGGGCAAGGCCGACGGCGACCCGCTCCggatcgtcggcgtcggcgccggggcCTGGGGGAGCGTCTTCTGCGCGCTGATGCAGGACGCGTACGGACACCTCCGCGACAAGGTGCAGGTCCGCATCTGGCGCCGCCCGGGCCGCGCCGTCGACCGCGCCACCGCCGAGCACCTCTTCGAGGTCATCAACGCCCGGGAGGACGTCCTCCGCCGCCTGATCCGCCGCTGCGCCTACCTCAAGTACGTCGAGGGCCGCCTCGGCGACCGCACCCTCTACGCCGACGAGATACTCAGGGACGGCTTCTGCCTCAACATGATCGACACGCCGCTCTGCCCGCTCAAGGTCGTCACCAACCTCCAGGAGGCCGTCTGGGACGCCGACATTGTCATCAACGGGCTGCCGTCCACGGACACCAGGGAAGTCTTCGGGGAGATTGGGAGGTACTGGAAGGAGAGGATTACTGCCCCCATCATCCTCTCTCTGGCCAAAGGGATAGAGGCCTCCCTGGATCCCCTGCCACGGATCATAACTCCCACACAGATGATTAGCAATGCAA CGGGGGTTCCATTGGAAAACATTCTTTATCTTGGAGGCCCTAACATTGCTTCAGAAATTTACAATAAAGAATATGCAAATGCTCGTATATGTGGAGCTGACAAATGGAGAAAACCTCTTGCTAAATTTTTGAGGCAGCCTCATTTTATTGTATGGGATAATAGTGATCTCATTACACATGAAGTCATGGGAGGTTTGAAAAATGTGTATGCCATTGGTGCCG GTATGGTGGCAGCTCTAACAAATGAGAGTGCAACCAGCAAATCCGTTTACTTTGCTCTTTGCACATCTGAAATGATTTACATAACCCACCTTTTGGAAGAAGAGCCTGAAAAACTTGCTGGGCCATTATTGGCTGACACTTATGTCACATTGCTGAAGGGTCGTAATGCATGGTATGGGCAGAAACTAGCTAAAGGTGAACTGACACTAGAGATGGGTGACAGCATAAAAGGCAAAGGAACCATTCAG GGTGTCTCTGCAGTCAATGCATTTTATGAACTCCTGAGTCAGGATAGCTTAAGCGTAATGCATCCTGAAGCCAACAGATCTGTTGCACCGGTTGAGATGTGCCCAATCCTGAAGGCACTGTACAAAATTTTGATCAAGAG GGAACTTCCTCCTGATTCGATCCTTCAGGCCATAAGAGATGAAACAATGTATGATCCACGTGAAAGAATTGAGATGGCGCAGGGCCATTCACTTTACCGGCCATCTCTTCTTGGTCAACCTAAAGGAGATGCCAAAGCTTAG
- the LOC4327965 gene encoding protein GAMETE CELL DEFECTIVE 1, mitochondrial-like: protein MLALRKTLLHGRLPAAPPAAAAAAIASRIPALLRRLSSSPGDGQGGDEWGSSWSTGITKEHFDGSDAAVGRPVTSPSKPVSPELAAVRAMDEEDEIFRAMERDNREAKAYVDSWGDRMRETCELLKQVREPGSRGSYLKDSEKQEMYRLHKEDPETYTVERLAKDFRVMRQRVHAILWLKEMEEEEERKLGKPLDDSVEVLLDSCPEFFNSHDREFHVASLPYKPDFKVMPEGWDGTTRDPDEVLYEISMKEDQMLYEEFVQRLQFNKKKVAGEVKCHKYSRRRPDDGWTYMVEKLGAQSKRGSGGGWKFASLPDGSSRPLNDMEKMYVKRETPKRRRRIMAPFK, encoded by the exons ATGCTCGCCCTCCGCAAAACCCTCCTCCAcggccgcctccccgccgcgccgccggccgccgccgccgccgccatcgcgtcTAGGATCCCCGCCCTCCTCCGtcgcctctcctcttctcccggAGACGGGCAGGGCGGGGACGAATGGGGCTCGTCCTGGTCCACCGGCATCACCAAGGAACACTTCGACGGCTCCGACGCCGCGGTCGGCCGCCCGGTCACCTCCCCGTCCAAGCCGGTCTCCCCTGAGCTTGCGGCCGTCCGGGCCATGGACGAGGAGGACGAGATCTTCCGCGCCATGGAGCGCGACAACAGGGAGGCCAAGGCGTACGTGGACTCGTGGGGCGACCGGATGCGGGAGACGTGCGAGCTGCTGAAGCAGGTGCGCGAGCCGGGCTCCCGGGGATCCTACCTCAAGGACTCGGAGAAGCAGGAGATGTACCGGCTGCACAAGGAGGACCCCGAGACGTACACCGTGGAGCGCCTCGCCAAGGACTTCCGCGTCATGCGGCAGCGGGTGCACGCCATCCTGTGGCTcaaggagatggaggaagaggaggagaggaagctgGGCAAGCCGCTCGACGACTCCGTCGAGGTCCTCCTCGACAGTTGCCCAGA GTTTTTCAATTCCCATGATAGGGAATTTCATGTTGCATCACTTCCTTATAAACCTGACTTCAAAGTTATGCCTGAGGGCTGGGATGGCACAACCAGAGATCCTGATGAGGTTCTGTATGAGATTTCAATGAAGGAAGATCAGATGCTGTATGAGGAATTTGTTCAACGGTTACAGTTCAACAAGAAGAAG GTGGCAGGCGAGGTGAAGTGTCATAAGTACAGCCGACGACGGCCCGACGATGGATGGACCTACATGGTTGAGAAACTTGGAGCGCAGTCAAAGCGGGGCTCTGGAGGTGGCTGGAAGTTCGCCAGTTTACCTGATGGATCAAGCCGCCCACTAAACGATATGGAGAAGATGTATGTGAAGAGGGAGACTCCAAAACGGCGGAGGAGGATAATGGCACCCTTCAAGTAA